The following proteins come from a genomic window of Micromonospora zamorensis:
- a CDS encoding cupin domain-containing protein: MPDGPAPLPGGVGVSRLRVYDTVAPDGLVGGTPHVHLCCTEGYVVTDGEGAVQTLTTSGFRETALRPGVVVWFEPGTVHRLVNTGGLGIVVLMQNSGLPEAGDAVLTFPPDVLGDPGAYAAAAALPDGGAPGADVRAAYRRRDLAVTGFQALRSGGPAALAAFHAAAVALRQPLLARWRQRWEAGAGRAAASTGSQLDALERGDPRHLAEAGVYAVDEPVERGRLGMCGLLDTYPAAV, translated from the coding sequence ATGCCTGACGGGCCGGCCCCGCTGCCCGGAGGGGTCGGGGTCTCCCGGCTGCGTGTCTACGACACCGTCGCTCCGGATGGCCTGGTCGGCGGCACGCCGCACGTGCACCTGTGCTGCACCGAGGGGTACGTGGTGACCGACGGCGAGGGCGCGGTGCAGACCCTGACGACCTCCGGCTTCCGGGAGACAGCCCTGCGGCCGGGGGTGGTGGTCTGGTTCGAGCCGGGCACCGTGCACCGTCTGGTCAACACCGGCGGGCTGGGCATCGTGGTGCTCATGCAGAACAGCGGCCTGCCCGAGGCTGGCGACGCGGTGCTGACCTTCCCTCCCGACGTGCTTGGCGATCCGGGCGCGTATGCCGCGGCGGCCGCGCTGCCCGACGGGGGAGCGCCGGGCGCGGACGTGCGGGCCGCGTACCGCAGGCGGGATCTGGCGGTGACCGGCTTCCAGGCGCTGCGGTCCGGCGGGCCGGCGGCGCTGGCCGCCTTCCACGCCGCCGCGGTCGCCCTGCGCCAGCCGCTGCTGGCGCGGTGGCGGCAGCGATGGGAGGCCGGCGCGGGCCGGGCCGCCGCCAGCACCGGCAGCCAGCTCGACGCCTTGGAGCGAGGCGACCCCCGTCACCTGGCCGAGGCCGGGGTGTACGCGGTGGACGAGCCGGTCGAGCGGGGTCGGCTCGGCATGTGCGGCCTGCTGGACACCTACCCGGCGGCCGTCTGA
- a CDS encoding LacI family DNA-binding transcriptional regulator, whose product MATLSDVARRAGVSPATASRVINGSSKPVTDELRERVLAAVAELQYVPNAHAQLLARSHRSAVGVIVHDVSDPYFAEITRGLQRVATDQGRLLMICNSYRDPDRELEYVELLRGHQVAALILAGSGYHDEAFTRQLNEKLAAYEATGGRVAVIGRHEHSGDAVMPDNRTGGYLAGRELCGLGHRAIGVVAGPRILTTTTDRLAGLRQALAEQGRELPERRIRYAEFDRDGGAEATARLLDADPELTAIVALNDSMAIGALATLRARGLAVPQQISVVGFDDMPIARDVTPALTTVRLPLVDMGVRAMSLVLGAGAPEPRVEVLPAELIRRDTAGPAPRSSPATAASAPRAGRGDAGP is encoded by the coding sequence ATGGCGACTCTGTCCGATGTGGCACGTCGCGCGGGCGTCTCCCCCGCCACCGCCTCCCGCGTCATCAACGGCAGCAGCAAGCCGGTCACCGACGAGCTGCGTGAGCGGGTGCTCGCCGCCGTCGCCGAGTTGCAGTACGTGCCGAACGCCCATGCCCAGCTGCTGGCCCGCTCGCACCGCAGCGCCGTGGGTGTGATCGTGCACGACGTCTCCGACCCGTACTTCGCCGAGATCACCCGTGGGCTGCAACGCGTCGCCACCGACCAGGGTCGACTGCTGATGATCTGCAACAGCTACCGGGACCCGGACCGCGAGCTGGAGTACGTGGAGCTGCTACGCGGTCACCAGGTGGCGGCACTGATCCTGGCCGGCTCCGGCTACCACGACGAGGCGTTCACCCGGCAGCTCAACGAGAAGCTCGCCGCGTACGAGGCCACCGGCGGGCGGGTGGCGGTGATCGGCCGGCACGAGCACTCCGGCGACGCGGTGATGCCGGACAACCGGACCGGCGGCTACCTCGCCGGGCGGGAGCTGTGCGGGCTGGGGCACCGGGCGATCGGGGTGGTCGCCGGCCCGCGGATCCTGACCACCACGACCGACCGGCTGGCCGGCCTCCGGCAGGCTCTCGCCGAGCAGGGCCGCGAGCTGCCGGAACGGCGCATCCGGTACGCGGAGTTCGACCGCGACGGCGGCGCGGAGGCCACTGCCCGACTGCTCGACGCCGACCCGGAGCTGACCGCGATCGTGGCGCTCAACGACTCGATGGCCATTGGCGCGCTCGCCACACTCCGCGCGCGCGGGCTGGCCGTACCGCAGCAGATTTCCGTGGTGGGTTTCGACGACATGCCGATCGCCCGGGATGTGACCCCGGCGCTGACCACCGTGCGACTGCCGCTGGTCGACATGGGGGTGCGCGCGATGTCCCTGGTGCTGGGTGCCGGAGCGCCGGAACCACGGGTCGAGGTGCTCCCCGCCGAGCTGATTCGCCGCGACACCGCCGGTCCCGCCCCGCGTTCCTCCCCCGCCACCGCCGCGTCGGCCCCGCGTGCCGGACGGGGTGACGCAGGGCCGTGA
- a CDS encoding phosphotransferase family protein, protein MTGASPTQRALRPDEVAYLLRASLGSHVQVRDSGPLDGGGYATVWWALLDDDRRVVLKLAPPTGTPLLRYERGLCAAEARYFHLVAERAPQVPVPEVLHHGTDPAYGEWLVTAMLPGRSLVDLVEGGVDDGPARYDLGVALAALHQVAGDRFGYDDDRPGGSTWRAAFTAMLDALLADATDWNVRLPVTPARLHALVQRHAAVLDEVRRPALLHFDCWDGNVLAAPDPDGRWRLRGLVDGERFLFGDPLLDLVSPLLFRRVEEEPEHPLLRGYQATAAEPLLLDASARRRLGLYRLHLYLLMTVEMPSRGMTVRTHAGRHARLAGLLDEELAALASA, encoded by the coding sequence GTGACCGGAGCCAGCCCCACCCAGCGTGCCCTCCGGCCGGACGAGGTGGCGTACCTGCTCCGCGCCTCACTCGGGTCGCACGTCCAGGTCAGGGACTCCGGTCCACTGGACGGCGGCGGGTACGCGACCGTCTGGTGGGCGCTCCTCGACGACGACCGCCGGGTGGTGCTGAAGCTGGCCCCGCCGACCGGGACGCCACTGCTGCGCTACGAGCGCGGGCTCTGCGCGGCCGAGGCCCGCTACTTCCACCTCGTCGCCGAGCGTGCGCCGCAGGTGCCGGTGCCCGAAGTGCTGCACCACGGCACCGACCCCGCGTACGGCGAGTGGTTGGTCACCGCGATGCTGCCCGGCCGGTCGCTGGTCGACCTGGTCGAGGGTGGTGTCGACGACGGCCCGGCGCGATACGACCTCGGGGTTGCCCTCGCCGCGTTGCACCAGGTCGCCGGCGACCGGTTCGGGTACGACGACGACCGTCCCGGCGGGTCGACCTGGCGGGCCGCGTTCACGGCGATGCTCGATGCGCTGCTCGCCGACGCGACCGACTGGAACGTCCGGCTGCCGGTCACCCCGGCACGCCTGCACGCGCTGGTGCAGCGGCACGCCGCCGTGCTGGACGAGGTGCGCCGGCCGGCATTGCTGCACTTCGACTGCTGGGACGGCAACGTGCTGGCCGCGCCCGACCCGGACGGCCGGTGGCGGCTGCGTGGCCTGGTGGACGGCGAACGGTTCCTCTTTGGCGATCCACTGCTGGACCTGGTCTCGCCACTGCTCTTCCGGCGTGTGGAGGAGGAACCGGAGCATCCCCTGCTGCGTGGCTACCAGGCCACCGCCGCCGAGCCGCTGCTGCTGGACGCCTCCGCGCGCCGCCGGTTGGGTCTCTACCGGCTGCACCTGTACCTGCTGATGACTGTGGAGATGCCCAGCCGCGGCATGACCGTTCGCACCCACGCGGGGCGGCATGCCCGGCTGGCAGGTCTGCTCGACGAGGAGCTCGCCGCGCTCGCCTCGGCCTGA
- a CDS encoding fasciclin domain-containing protein: MKIARLAARMAVGAMATALATTAIAVPAAQATGKAKSLGTTSLAAVLTKDTSGFDRNSRDFDVLTAAVLAVLEAKPNSPVKVLTDGTVALTAFIPTDAAFQQLVREITEAKKLPSESAAFSAVAGLGIDTVESVLLYHVVPGATIDRKTAVRADGTDLSTALGSTVEVDVRTYLYFFRQVRLIDADTNDRDARVVTFDVNKGNRQIAHSVDRVLRPIDLP, from the coding sequence ATGAAGATCGCACGACTCGCCGCCAGGATGGCGGTGGGCGCCATGGCCACCGCGCTGGCCACCACGGCCATCGCTGTGCCGGCCGCTCAGGCGACCGGCAAGGCCAAGTCGCTCGGCACGACCTCACTCGCCGCTGTGCTCACGAAGGACACCAGCGGCTTCGACCGCAACTCGCGGGACTTCGACGTGCTGACCGCGGCCGTGCTGGCCGTGCTGGAGGCCAAGCCGAACTCGCCGGTCAAGGTGCTCACCGACGGCACTGTCGCACTGACCGCGTTCATCCCCACCGACGCGGCCTTCCAGCAGTTGGTACGCGAGATCACGGAGGCGAAGAAGCTGCCGAGCGAGAGCGCGGCCTTCTCCGCCGTCGCCGGGCTGGGCATCGACACCGTCGAATCGGTGCTGCTCTACCACGTGGTGCCGGGCGCCACCATCGATCGCAAGACGGCGGTCCGGGCCGACGGCACGGACCTCAGCACCGCGCTCGGCTCGACCGTCGAGGTCGACGTGCGCACCTACCTGTACTTCTTCCGCCAGGTGCGCCTGATCGACGCCGACACCAACGACCGGGACGCCCGCGTCGTCACCTTCGACGTCAACAAGGGCAACCGGCAGATCGCGCACTCGGTGGACCGGGTGCTGCGCCCGATCGACCTGCCCTGA
- a CDS encoding GNAT family N-acetyltransferase gives MLIREFVDQDWSQVWPIIEGVIGAQETFTYDPAMTAEQSYGMWVEVAPGRTVVAVDGERVLGTAKMGTNRPGPGAHVSTASFMVAADARGRGVGTALCRDALTWAREQGYAGMQFNAVAESNRSAVELYRREGFAVVGTVPGAFRHPALGRVGLHVMYQEF, from the coding sequence GTGCTGATTCGGGAGTTCGTCGACCAGGACTGGTCGCAGGTGTGGCCGATCATCGAGGGGGTGATCGGGGCACAGGAGACCTTCACCTATGACCCGGCGATGACCGCCGAGCAGTCGTACGGCATGTGGGTCGAGGTGGCACCAGGTCGGACGGTCGTGGCGGTCGACGGCGAGCGGGTGCTCGGCACCGCGAAGATGGGCACCAACCGGCCCGGGCCGGGCGCGCACGTGTCGACCGCGAGCTTCATGGTCGCCGCCGACGCGCGGGGCCGGGGCGTGGGCACCGCGCTGTGCCGCGATGCCCTGACCTGGGCCCGCGAGCAGGGGTACGCCGGCATGCAGTTCAACGCAGTGGCGGAGAGCAACCGGTCGGCGGTGGAGTTGTACCGGCGGGAGGGCTTCGCGGTGGTCGGCACGGTGCCGGGCGCGTTCCGCCATCCCGCCCTCGGCCGGGTCGGGCTGCACGTCATGTACCAGGAGTTCTGA
- a CDS encoding MFS transporter, whose translation MSRPAGADRPPLWRDRTFGTYWVAQSLSAAGDSFAYLAVPLLVLQATGSVAQMGLLTAVAGAASVAAGIFGGVLVDRYDRRTLMIVADLTRLVLYGLVPLAWLVGPQVWLLFVVLPICEAAGMVFQVAAVTAVRNLVDRDRLTEANGRLQATYAAAAVLGPLLAGVVSARFGPSTAIAVNAASFALSAAGLWMIRLRPAPADGAATVTRERPLAEFLAGARFLWRQPVLRALTILLSVFIFLTYGFVDVLIYHVTHDLGGSEGTVGTVLGLAALGTVAGALLVAPLRRRRGFGATWIGAHAVCGFAVAGVGIATSVPAVTALTAVYLCCLSVGGICSMSLRQEITPDHLLGRVTSAFWSTHYALGPAGAVVLTWAAARFGVAAVTLAAGAGCLLVAVGGLFSPVRRAGSEPAAAQVGLRAAPAGGTVGG comes from the coding sequence ATGAGCCGACCTGCCGGCGCAGACCGGCCTCCGCTGTGGCGGGACCGCACCTTCGGCACGTACTGGGTCGCGCAGTCGCTCTCGGCGGCCGGCGACTCGTTCGCGTACCTGGCGGTGCCGCTGCTGGTGCTCCAGGCGACCGGGTCGGTGGCGCAGATGGGCCTGCTCACGGCCGTCGCGGGCGCGGCGTCCGTCGCCGCCGGGATCTTCGGCGGGGTGCTGGTCGACCGGTACGACCGCCGCACGCTGATGATCGTGGCAGACCTGACCCGTCTGGTGCTCTACGGCCTGGTGCCGCTGGCGTGGCTGGTGGGCCCGCAGGTGTGGCTGCTCTTCGTCGTGCTGCCGATCTGCGAGGCCGCCGGCATGGTGTTCCAGGTCGCTGCCGTCACAGCGGTCCGCAACCTCGTCGATCGTGATCGGCTCACCGAGGCCAATGGTCGGTTGCAGGCGACGTACGCGGCGGCGGCCGTCCTCGGGCCGCTGCTCGCCGGCGTGGTGTCGGCCCGCTTCGGCCCGTCGACCGCCATCGCCGTCAACGCGGCGAGTTTCGCGCTGTCCGCGGCGGGACTGTGGATGATCCGACTACGGCCCGCACCGGCCGACGGCGCCGCGACGGTGACCCGGGAGCGGCCGCTGGCCGAGTTCCTGGCCGGGGCGCGGTTCCTGTGGCGACAGCCCGTCCTACGCGCGCTGACCATCCTGCTGTCGGTGTTCATCTTCCTGACCTACGGCTTCGTCGACGTGCTCATCTACCACGTCACCCACGACCTCGGCGGCTCCGAGGGCACCGTCGGCACGGTGCTCGGCCTGGCGGCGCTGGGCACGGTCGCCGGCGCGCTGCTGGTGGCCCCGCTGCGCCGACGGCGCGGATTCGGCGCGACGTGGATCGGCGCCCACGCCGTCTGCGGGTTCGCGGTGGCGGGCGTCGGCATCGCGACGAGCGTGCCCGCTGTCACCGCGCTGACCGCCGTGTACCTGTGCTGCCTCAGCGTCGGCGGCATCTGCTCGATGTCGCTGCGCCAGGAGATCACCCCGGACCACCTGCTCGGCCGGGTCACGTCGGCGTTCTGGAGCACCCACTACGCGCTCGGTCCGGCTGGCGCAGTCGTGCTGACCTGGGCCGCCGCCCGGTTCGGCGTCGCGGCCGTCACGCTCGCGGCCGGAGCGGGGTGCCTGCTGGTAGCGGTCGGTGGCCTCTTCAGCCCGGTCCGCCGCGCCGGCTCCGAGCCAGCCGCTGCGCAGGTGGGACTCCGCGCCGCCCCGGCCGGCGGCACGGTCGGCGGGTGA
- a CDS encoding NADPH-dependent FMN reductase, with protein sequence MTRIGIILGSTRPGRNGEAVARWVLEIAKQRSDAEYELIDLLDYQLPHLDEAYPPSMGQYSQPHTLRWAETIASYDGFIIVTPEYNHSTSGALKNAIDFLYAEWNNKAVGFVSYGSVGGARAVEHLRLISGELQMADVRSQVALSLFTDFENFSTFKPNQFQQDALTTTLDQVVAWSSALAPLRKG encoded by the coding sequence ATGACCAGGATCGGGATCATCCTCGGAAGCACCCGTCCGGGGCGTAACGGGGAAGCCGTCGCCCGCTGGGTGCTGGAGATCGCCAAGCAGCGCTCCGACGCGGAGTACGAGCTGATCGACCTGCTCGACTACCAGCTGCCGCACCTCGACGAGGCGTACCCGCCCTCGATGGGTCAGTACTCCCAGCCGCACACGCTGCGCTGGGCCGAGACGATCGCCTCGTACGACGGGTTCATCATCGTCACCCCCGAGTACAACCACTCCACCTCGGGCGCCCTGAAGAACGCGATCGACTTCCTCTACGCCGAGTGGAACAACAAGGCCGTCGGCTTCGTCAGCTACGGCTCGGTCGGCGGGGCGCGTGCCGTGGAGCACCTGCGTCTGATCTCCGGTGAGCTCCAGATGGCCGACGTGCGTTCGCAGGTCGCGCTGTCGCTCTTCACCGACTTCGAGAACTTCAGCACCTTCAAGCCCAACCAGTTCCAGCAGGACGCGCTGACCACCACGCTCGACCAGGTGGTCGCCTGGAGCTCCGCGCTCGCTCCGCTGCGCAAGGGCTGA
- a CDS encoding MarR family winged helix-turn-helix transcriptional regulator: protein MSNPSAPTPQPLNPDEEALVRALGQVMHVLPRAIDADMVGDRQLPLTEYTALMNLSEAPDRRMRMHELAALCHLSLSGMTRTIIRLETQGLVKRERCEEDARGWNAVLTDAGFARLQESWPSHLAAVRRRFLQHFEGFDLAQLARAFQRAGTAEPTR from the coding sequence ATGTCCAACCCCTCCGCGCCGACGCCGCAACCCCTCAACCCCGACGAGGAGGCCCTGGTCCGCGCTCTGGGCCAGGTGATGCACGTGTTGCCCCGGGCGATCGACGCAGACATGGTCGGTGACCGTCAGTTACCACTCACCGAGTACACCGCCCTGATGAACCTGTCGGAGGCACCGGACCGGCGGATGCGCATGCACGAGCTCGCGGCGCTGTGCCATCTCTCGCTCAGCGGCATGACCCGCACGATCATCCGGTTGGAGACGCAGGGGCTGGTCAAGCGGGAACGGTGCGAGGAGGACGCCCGCGGCTGGAACGCCGTCCTCACCGACGCCGGCTTCGCCCGCCTCCAGGAGTCCTGGCCCAGTCACCTGGCCGCCGTACGCCGCCGGTTCCTCCAGCACTTCGAGGGCTTCGACCTGGCCCAGTTGGCCCGTGCGTTCCAGCGGGCCGGCACGGCGGAGCCGACCCGCTGA
- a CDS encoding IucA/IucC family protein, with translation MTPAAAGHAASGDPVGHLTPQRWARANRLLVRKALAEFTHERLLAPEPVPGPDDRQFYEVRSDDGTVTYRFAARVLALAHWQIDADSITRHRDGTPLPPDAVDFIVELRGTLGLSARVLPVYLEEITSTLAGTAYKLAKAAPSAAELATADFQTIETSMTEGHPCFVANNGRLGFGVDEYHRYAPETAEAVRLEWLAAHRDHSTFSSAADLDYDALIESELDAQTRARFGATMADLGLDLADYHLIPAHPWQWWNKLAVTFAGELAERRLVHLGPGPDAYLAQQSIRTFFNVSEPSRHYVKTALSVLNMGFMRGLSAAYMAATPAINDWLADLIARDEVLTGTGLTVIRERAAVGYRHRQYEAATDRTSPYRKMLAALWRESPVPDLAPGQRLSTMAALLHVDNDGGSLAAALIARSGLAPEVWLRRYLDAYLTPLLHSFYAHDLAFMPHGENVILVLDEHDTVERVIFKDIAEEIAVMSADVELPAEVERIRVDVPDDTKLLTIFTDVVDCFLRHLNAVLVEAGVLAEDDFWRTVAACAADYFDRVPHLAERVRHYDLFAPEFTLSCLNRLQLRNNQQMIDLADPSAALQFVGTLVNPLAAHAPTR, from the coding sequence CTGACGCCAGCCGCCGCCGGGCACGCCGCTTCCGGAGACCCGGTCGGGCACCTCACCCCGCAGCGCTGGGCCCGGGCCAACCGGCTGCTGGTCCGCAAGGCGCTCGCCGAGTTCACCCACGAACGACTGCTCGCACCGGAGCCCGTGCCAGGCCCCGACGACCGACAGTTCTACGAGGTCCGCAGCGACGACGGCACTGTCACCTACCGCTTCGCCGCGCGGGTGCTCGCCCTGGCGCACTGGCAGATCGACGCTGACAGCATCACCCGGCACCGCGACGGCACGCCGCTGCCACCCGACGCGGTGGATTTCATCGTCGAGCTGCGCGGCACCCTCGGGCTCTCCGCGCGGGTGCTCCCGGTCTACCTGGAGGAGATCACCTCGACGCTGGCGGGCACCGCGTACAAGCTGGCCAAGGCCGCGCCGAGCGCCGCCGAGCTGGCCACTGCGGACTTCCAGACCATCGAGACGTCGATGACCGAGGGCCACCCCTGCTTCGTGGCCAACAACGGCCGCCTCGGCTTCGGCGTCGACGAGTACCACCGCTACGCGCCAGAGACCGCCGAGGCGGTACGCCTGGAGTGGCTCGCCGCGCACCGGGACCACTCGACGTTCAGCAGCGCCGCCGACCTCGACTACGACGCGCTGATCGAGAGCGAGCTGGACGCGCAGACCCGGGCCCGGTTCGGGGCCACGATGGCCGACCTGGGCCTCGACCTCGCCGACTACCACCTGATCCCCGCGCACCCGTGGCAGTGGTGGAACAAGCTGGCGGTCACCTTCGCCGGGGAGCTGGCCGAACGTCGGCTGGTGCACCTCGGCCCCGGGCCGGACGCGTACCTCGCCCAGCAGTCCATCCGCACCTTCTTCAACGTGAGCGAGCCGAGCCGGCACTACGTGAAGACGGCGCTGTCGGTGCTGAACATGGGCTTCATGCGGGGGTTGTCGGCCGCGTACATGGCGGCCACCCCGGCGATCAACGACTGGCTGGCCGACCTGATCGCGCGCGACGAGGTGCTGACCGGCACCGGCCTGACCGTGATCCGGGAACGGGCCGCTGTGGGTTACCGGCACCGGCAGTACGAGGCGGCGACCGACCGCACCTCCCCGTACCGGAAGATGTTGGCCGCCCTGTGGCGCGAGAGCCCGGTGCCCGACCTGGCGCCGGGGCAGCGACTGTCCACCATGGCCGCGCTGCTGCACGTGGACAACGACGGCGGCTCGCTGGCCGCGGCGCTGATCGCCCGGTCCGGGTTGGCGCCCGAGGTCTGGCTGCGTCGCTACCTGGACGCCTACCTGACCCCGCTGCTGCACAGCTTCTACGCCCACGACCTGGCGTTCATGCCGCACGGCGAGAACGTCATCCTGGTCCTCGACGAGCACGACACGGTCGAGCGGGTGATCTTCAAGGACATCGCCGAGGAGATCGCGGTGATGAGCGCCGACGTCGAGCTGCCCGCCGAGGTGGAGCGGATCCGGGTCGACGTGCCCGACGACACCAAGCTGCTGACCATCTTCACCGACGTGGTGGACTGCTTCCTGCGTCACCTCAACGCGGTCCTGGTCGAGGCCGGCGTGCTCGCCGAGGACGACTTCTGGCGTACGGTCGCGGCCTGCGCGGCCGACTACTTCGACCGGGTGCCGCACCTGGCCGAGCGGGTCCGCCACTACGACCTGTTCGCCCCGGAGTTCACGTTGTCCTGCCTCAACCGGCTCCAGCTCCGCAACAACCAGCAGATGATCGATCTGGCCGACCCGTCGGCGGCTCTCCAGTTCGTCGGCACTCTCGTCAACCCGCTGGCGGCCCACGCGCCGACCCGCTGA
- a CDS encoding GNAT family N-acetyltransferase has product MSVVFARSDHRLGEFALRTLDLDTDAALLHTWVTHPKAAFWLMQDAGLARVTEEYQRIAEHPHHDAYLGLWRGSPAFLAERYDPAHVELAGLYDHQPGDVGMHFLCAPVGTPVHGFTRAVLGTVMAWLFDDPATRRVVVEPDVRNTAVHALNAAVGFEVVGPIAKPEKDALLSVCTRAQFQAADLAAADRPADADRAAAARTEGAPA; this is encoded by the coding sequence GTGAGCGTCGTCTTCGCCCGCTCCGACCATCGGCTCGGCGAGTTCGCCCTGCGTACGCTCGACCTGGACACCGACGCCGCGCTGCTGCACACCTGGGTGACCCACCCGAAGGCGGCGTTCTGGCTGATGCAGGACGCCGGCCTGGCCCGGGTGACCGAGGAGTACCAGCGGATCGCCGAACACCCGCACCACGACGCGTACCTCGGGCTGTGGCGGGGGAGTCCCGCCTTCCTCGCCGAGCGCTACGACCCGGCCCACGTCGAGCTGGCCGGCCTCTACGACCACCAACCCGGTGACGTGGGCATGCACTTCCTCTGCGCGCCCGTCGGCACTCCGGTGCACGGCTTCACCCGGGCGGTCCTCGGCACCGTCATGGCGTGGCTCTTCGACGACCCCGCGACCAGACGGGTGGTGGTCGAGCCGGACGTCCGCAACACGGCCGTGCACGCGCTGAACGCCGCCGTCGGCTTCGAGGTCGTCGGCCCGATCGCCAAGCCCGAGAAGGACGCGCTGCTCAGCGTCTGCACCCGAGCCCAGTTCCAGGCCGCCGACCTCGCCGCCGCAGACCGCCCCGCCGACGCTGACCGCGCTGCCGCCGCCCGAACCGAAGGAGCCCCGGCGTGA
- a CDS encoding lysine N(6)-hydroxylase/L-ornithine N(5)-oxygenase family protein — MSTHDFIAIGLGPYNLGLACLTAPIDELDGVFLEARPSLAWHPGMLLESARLQTPFIADLVSLADPTSPYSFLNYLKEIGRLYPFYIRESFYPLRSEYDAYCRWAAAKLPNVRFGQTVTTVEYDAADDRYVVRASTGTGETVEYAARHLVLGTGTPPYLPDAVAALPGDAVHNSRYLEHRAALRTKRSITVVGSGQSAAEIYHDLLGDIDRYGYQLNWVTRSPRFFPLEYTKLTLEMTSPDYVDYFHALPEATRYRLETEQKGLFKGINADLINEIFDLLYAHTVDGPVNTRLLTNTELVGADHQDGVYTLGLRQVEQERDFTVRTEGLVLATGYHYRVPEFLTPVRDRIRWDGHGRFDVARNYSIDHSGRGIFLQNAGTHTHSITSPDLGMGPYRNSWIIRELLGREYYPIEKSITFQEFGVTS, encoded by the coding sequence ATGTCCACCCACGACTTCATCGCCATCGGGCTGGGCCCGTACAACCTGGGCCTGGCCTGCCTCACGGCGCCGATCGACGAGCTGGACGGGGTGTTCCTGGAGGCCCGCCCGAGCCTCGCCTGGCACCCCGGCATGCTGCTGGAGTCGGCGCGGCTGCAGACCCCGTTCATCGCCGATCTGGTCAGCCTCGCCGACCCGACGTCGCCGTACTCCTTCCTCAACTACCTCAAGGAGATCGGCCGGCTCTACCCGTTCTACATCCGGGAGAGCTTCTACCCGCTGCGCAGCGAGTACGACGCGTACTGCCGGTGGGCGGCGGCGAAGCTGCCGAACGTGCGCTTCGGTCAGACCGTGACCACTGTGGAGTACGACGCCGCCGACGACCGGTACGTGGTGCGGGCCAGCACCGGCACCGGAGAGACCGTCGAGTACGCGGCCCGGCACCTGGTGCTCGGCACCGGCACCCCGCCGTACCTGCCCGACGCCGTCGCCGCGCTGCCCGGGGACGCCGTGCACAACTCCCGTTACCTGGAGCACCGGGCGGCGCTGCGCACCAAGCGCAGCATCACCGTGGTGGGCAGCGGGCAGAGCGCCGCCGAGATCTACCACGACCTGCTCGGTGACATCGACCGGTACGGCTACCAGCTCAACTGGGTGACCCGTTCGCCGCGGTTCTTCCCGCTCGAATACACCAAGCTGACGCTGGAGATGACCTCACCGGACTACGTGGACTACTTCCACGCTCTGCCCGAGGCGACCCGCTACCGGCTGGAGACCGAGCAGAAGGGCCTGTTCAAGGGGATCAACGCGGATCTGATCAACGAGATCTTCGACCTGCTGTACGCGCATACCGTCGACGGACCGGTGAACACCCGCCTGCTCACCAACACCGAGCTGGTCGGGGCCGATCACCAGGACGGGGTGTACACGCTCGGGCTGCGTCAGGTGGAGCAGGAGCGGGACTTCACAGTGCGTACCGAGGGGTTGGTGCTGGCGACCGGCTACCACTACCGGGTGCCGGAGTTCCTCACGCCGGTGCGTGACCGGATCCGCTGGGACGGGCACGGCCGGTTCGACGTGGCCCGCAACTACAGCATCGACCACAGCGGGCGGGGCATCTTCCTGCAGAACGCGGGCACCCACACGCACAGCATCACCTCGCCGGACCTGGGCATGGGCCCCTACCGCAACTCCTGGATCATCCGTGAGCTGCTCGGCCGGGAGTACTACCCGATCGAGAAGAGCATCACCTTCCAGGAGTTCGGGGTGACGTCGTGA